The DNA region aaataaagttttaagaaGATTCCAGATTGCCAACAGTTAAGAAATGATGAGTGAATACTAAGGAATTATAGATAGCCAGtacacagacattttttttttattgttggtcgttcaaaacattacatagttcttaatacatcatatttcacaatttgattcaagtgggttatgaactcccaattataccccatatacagattgctgaatcacatcagttacccttccattgattgacaaattgcctttctagtgtctgatgtattctgctgtctgtcctattctctactatcccccctcccctcccctcccctcccctccccttttctctctctaccccttctactgtaaatcatttcttcgatttgtattatcttacACAGACATTTTTGAGAAGCAAAACAAGTTGTAGAAAACAGAACCGGGATTTCTATAAGGAACAAGATGAAaggaaagggtgtgtgtgtgtttattttaggAAAACACAACTTAAATTTATTAGGATATCAAGGAAAGGAGCTAGGAGAGGAGGGCAAATTAAAAGCATGAGAGGGAAAGAAGCTATTTGGtgggaaaagatgaagaaaacagaTGTGGGAAACTGTAGTACCAGAAGGACAAGTGAAGCCAGGCACCGAGGTGCATGCCTACGATCTCAGTGACTTAagacactgaggcagaaggatggtaagtttaaagccaccctcagcaacttagcgagacctcatctcaaaattgaaaaaaaaaaggagttgagggtgtagttcagtggtaaagagcccctgggtacaatcctcagtactgcaaaaaaaaaaaaaaaaaaaaaaagtaagtggaGTAATTACTTAAAATAAGAGGGCCACCCCTAATCCTCTAAAACACAAAGAGTTTCTGTATTCATACATTTTAGTCATGCtcttatatgtatgtgtatatgacaGAAGCCTATTTATTTGATCATTGTAGAAATGATCACTTTTACAGCTTAAACTGTATTCAGAAATCATTGAGTAAAgcatggtttgtttgttttcctcctaGGTAGTAACTGCGACATCGATGACCTTTTTTATCATCGCACAAGCCCCTGAACCATACATTGTCATCACTGGATTTGAAgtcactgttattttatttttcataattttatatatatttagactTGATCGAATGATGAAATGGTTATTTTGGCCTTTGCTTGTAAGTGTTCAGTTTCATCCTTAAGATTTAATTACTTTTTCCTGCCACTGTGACATATTTTAGTAAACTCTGTTGCTTTTTTCTCTTACACCTTTAAGATGGTCTCAGATAGACTCAAGAAAAAGGAACTCTACCTGCTGCTCATGTGCTCTGTACTGTCCTTGGGGGAGGGTCTCTAGGGGATCCTGGGCTGCCACAGAATATAAATTCTCCTCTGCGTTCCATCTACTAGTAGATGTGGCTGGCTTTTCTTTTAAGAGAATTCACTCCAATATGGATCTTctaaagaaatttatatttaaatttctttaggatcatgttaataaaattatacaGCACTTTTAATCTTTACTTCCCTTTTAACTGCATGTTGATATGGCCTCAAAATTGGGGAATAGAGATGACAGCAGGTACCTAATATCTATCCTTGTTCATCCCTGGTCACTAAATGAAAAAATCAAACTGTTTGgggaagataaataaaatacagtgttaTCTTGCTTGAAAATGTCTATGGGATTTGAAAATATCTATAGTCTTTAATGCCCTTCCCATCTTTGGCTGGACAGGTAGCTGCCATGTCTTTCTCTGCTGTACTTGTCTTGGCCTCTTGGATTCCAGCGTGCTTATATCCAAGCTGGTAACTCCTATTGAGGAGAGAGGACGTTAGAGTTATTCTCTGACTATAAAGGGTAGCTTTTGGGACCACCTTTGAAGGCTAATGATGAGAATCTCAGGCTAATCACAAGCTAAAGAAGTCCCAAACAGGGAGAGCTGGGAAATAGATAGGCTCTTCATAGCCCCTCCCACTTGATCTACACTTCTGAGTTGAACCTGATTGTAGGGAGGTCTAGGAAAAGAGATTACAAGTCTTTTCTCAGATGACCCTCAGTAGCAGAAAGAAGTAAGCTAGATTGTCTAAGGATTTCTCAAGGAGATAAGGAACACTGGTCTACATTTGCTTAAAAGTCATGTAGTTAGTCttcctgctctgcttctccagagTTAATAAAACtgacacattttaatatttatctccaaatgcaataattttctgGAGCTTCTTACATGTCTCAGTAATAAAATTGGAGCCCCAAATTTAACAGAATACACTGAAAGAGTAGCTTAGTAGTCTCCAAGTCTCAGGATCAAACCTTGCCAATGTTGTAATCACTTAGAAATAGTGCTATatgagccgggcacagtggcaatagcctgtaatcccagtgactccagaggctgagtcatgttcaaagccagcctcagcaatttagcaaggcacttactcagtgagaccctgtctctaaacgaaatataaaacagggctggggatgtggctcagtggttgagcacccctgggttcaatcctcagtaccaaaaaaaagaaaaaagaatgaatgctATATGAGTAGTTAAGCGACTGCTGCATTATGCTTCCCAACTTTTTCTCTGATCTTGATCTAATGaaataattcattcaacaaatgataAGCACCTGCTAATCCCACACTTTTAAATCTGTTCTctgataaaacaaaacacaaatcttGCGCTTGAAAAACTTTCAATGTAGTCAGAAAGCAAGATAGATGAGAACTCGGTGACTCAGGGCTTGGTCGACATACAGGATGCTGTAGAAGCATCCAGCCAGAAAAGGAGACAATCACAACAGGCTCATGAGGAAATATTGCCTGAGCCAAAGTGGTTAGCAGCAGAGTGCTGGAAGAGAAAGGGGCTTCCTCAGAAGCAGTAACATACTCAAGGGTCTGGGTGGAAAAAGAGCATGACCTCCAGGACCTGCAGGCAGCTCTGAATGGCTGGAGTATCAAGTTGTGATCAAGAAAGTGGGCAGAGGGGGAGGCTTGAGGCAGTAGGGAGTCAGAGCATGCAAGGGTTTCTGTGCCCTGGGCTTTAACCAAAAGGCTGATGGGAgcttttcaagatttttaaaaagaggtataTGACAAGTTTACAGGTTACCATCATAATCACTGCCACCAGTGTCTATAATGgcttgaagagaaaaaaaaaaaaaactagaggagATTCTCAAAGACCATTTAAAAGTCTGACATCATAATCTAGGCATGAAAATGATAAAGGCATGAACTAAAGTTACAACTGTACCTAGAAAGGAAAGATGGGTTAATGAGGTAGGATTGATAGGACAGGGGAACGAGGTAGAATACCTGTTGTTTAAATATCTACCTGGAGAAGATATTGAGAGGAAGAATGGGCTTAAGGAAGGGTGGAGAGAGCTGTATGCAACGAGTTTGGGTGCAGAAATGTTGTTTAAGTTGTTTATGGGAAACTTAAATGACAATGTTCACTACAGGTCTGAAGCTTAGAGGGAGGAGCTATAGCTGGGGTTTGGAAGTCATCAACTGCTGATGGTAACTGAGCTTGGCCTGGCCAGATGGGCCTAGAGAGTGTGGAGGGAGCTGAAGGTAAAACTAGGTGGTGAGGAGTGGCCAGGGAAAGGCAGTGTCACAGAAGCCAAGATAGAAAAGCATTTCAAGCAGAAGGGTCacaaagaaagtaagaaaggtaGGTGCTGAAATATACATATAGTCCTATTCATTCACTGGCTGAATTAATAAAGAGCCCCCTAAAGGCCTTTTCCAGAGCAGTTTGCCCCAAGTTAGGGACAgagcagggaaggaaagaaacagtTGGACCACAGAGGCCACCATGAGTGGAGGCAGTCTGGCCAGGGACATTGAAAGGTTGGCAACAGAATGAAGTCCCTGCAGAGTGGGATGAGAGGCAGAACACAGCTGGAGAATTTGCCAGGGGTCCTTTAACTGCCACTCAACTGAAGGACTCTCTGGTGAAAGATCCCAGGTAACCTGTGGGCGGGGGAAAGGCAACTTTTAAGTACTTGTGCCTTTAGTGATTAGAAGGGTTGTCATCTGCACTTGGATTTCTTATTGTTGCACAGTTGTAGTCCCTGACACAATCTGTAGAGCAGGCCTCCTCTGTTTCCCTCAAGTGTCCCATTATAGAAAGCACACCAACTCAGCCAACCCAGGCCTTGGAGGCTCAAAATTTCTGTGAAATCTTTCTACAtattgatgttttgtttttaatatgaaaatgattttaatttccattaaGGATCATTGATGTCCTGGGGCAGTACACCACTTTTTTCCTGTGATTCTCTGCACTCCATAGAAAATCACTTTTATCCAAAAGCCTTTTATATAGAGACCAAATTGCCCACAGGAGGAAGGGCTACCAGGCTGAAGTAGTAATGTGGCCTTTTACCTTGAATCAAAGCAAAATATTCAGCACACAGGAAAGTTAACCTAGGATAGCCAGTTTCAATATTTCCTGCACATAAGaactttcttgggctggggatgtggctcaagcggtagcgcactcgcctagcatgcgtgcggcctgggttcgatcctcagaaccacataccaacaaagatgtagtgtccgccgagaactaaaaaataaatattaaaaatattctctctaaaaaaaaaaaaaaaaagaactttcttcCTGAGTATCTAATCTTAtcctaccccacccccaacaaACCTCTTCCAGCTTTCTTTTGAATAACTACTTTCCTAAGTTATTAGTTTTGACATTTAGTATTCCTGTCTTGATTCCCTCCTGCCTGCTTATCTGCAAACATACATAAACCAGAATAAAGACAAAGTACTTACCCATGTTACCCACACTATATatccattcaaaattgtaaatggcacattttctttttcctgtatttggggattgaatccaggagccctctactactgagctacatcccgagcccttttaatttttgttttgttttgttttgtttttgagacagggtcttgctaaattgacaagactgaccttgaacttgaaatccttgtGCCTCAGGCCTTATGAATCACTTAGGATTGGtcaggtgccaccatgccagctAAATTGCACTTCTTAAAACAAAGTTAAGAGTGAAAAGTGCTTTGTGTGGAGAATTTATTAAATGAGTGAGCTATATAAGGCAATATCGTTGGCCAGCCATTGTATACAGATGTATATGGGATTCATCTTGAAAATTACAACTTAAGTACTTATTTGCTGTCTTTAGTtttattagtttcattttataACAGAGTTGTTTGATATACAATGTAGACTACTCCACATATCTTcttacattattaaaaatgagCATTACAACTTCCCAGAGTATCTACCCATTCTACCCTAAAACATATAATACATCTCATACTCTCCTAACCAGATGAGTTCTGCTTCCAGTGACATTTAtgttatgtcaaaaaaaaaataaataaatgctaaagtAGTTAAATGTTTGATGTATTATAGGTAAAGAGAACCACTAGGTGTCATTGTAGACCAAATACTATATAGGTGTCCTTTACTGTAGCACTTTGGCTTCCTGAAAGATATATgctaaaaaatttaataaaatgtaatttttgaattctttaaggAGCTGAGCTTTTTGTTGTTTCTTGATGgactattctctctctctctctctctctctctctctctctctctctctctctctctcttctttttttgttgttctgggTGTCACACCACACAAGGTCTTGCACCTGCTAAGCAAGGCCTCAATATTGAGCTACACTCCTATACTTTGGTGGTCCTTTGGTAAAGCTGTATGTATCCTACTCTGTGTTTTTAGGATATTATCAACTCGATAGTAACAACATTATTCATGGTCATCGTATCTGTTTTGGCACTGATACCAGAAACCACAACATGGACAATCTTTGGAGGGGTAAGTAGAGGTCTTCCTAGTTATTTGAAAACCAGAAGTATAGAAAACTGTAATATATTCTTTGGGTTCATAAGCCAATATACGGTGCCTACTGGCTTGATATTCTGTATGAATGAATACATGCCCCGATTCTTTTAACATGAAGAGATATGAGGTTCCTACACAGACTTTATTGGTATAAAGGCTATatcagactgaaaaaaaaaaagctggtagAGTCAGTTTCAATACTTAGCCATGAGAAACCTGAtatcaagcaaaagaaaaacatgatgaGGTATACAacgagtcaaaatgcattctgctgtcatatatacctaattagagtaaataaataaataaattttaaaaaaagaaaaacaggtttcGTAGCTcacgtttttttttaaaaaaaagatacatatcaCTTGTTAAGGTGAGACAGACTGTTCTGATACTTTTTCAGGTGGACTATAATAGATATCCTTATGACAAAGGATGTGGTAGGAAGGCTTGCAATTAAAGGTTAACTTTAACACcacttgaagaaaaataaatcaatttaatcTGACTTTACCCTagaaaacaaccaaaataaaagaGTCAAGAAATTATATTTCCATCTGAGATTCTTCTGGGGTTCCAAATTATTTGATTTCTAAGTTCTAATCTGGAGAATTGAATTACCAAGTTCTTCTCtcctgcttccttgttctttcgcAATATGGACCACTTAGAAGAATGGACCCCTCTTAGACAGCCATATATTTCAGAACCCATGGTTTTCACCTCCCTTTGGCCTAAGCAACTTCTGGAGGGACcagaaatgctagaaatgaggcAACACCATAACAGCAATTTCCCCTAATTGTTTTTTAAGACAATCTTATTATCCCTCTCTAATTGGAAGAAAAACAGCCCAGGCATAGGACTTACATTCATTCGTCTATCTACTTAACTTGTTCATTCATCCTTTAAATGCTGACACAGTAGAGGGCTATGCTACCCCATACAATAGTCACTAGCCAAATGCAGCTACTCAGTACTGGAAATGTGGCTAGTCTGGATTGAGATAAGATGTAAGTATCAAATACACAAAGATTTACTAGCCTGCCCCCCAAATATACTTCATTAATAATTTGATCATATTAACACTATGTTAGATGATAACATTTTAGATATATTGggctaaataaaatatggcaataAAGTCAATTTtacttgtttacttttttaatgtggctCTGGAAAATCTTAATTATGTGGATTATATTGACGACTCACTAGCCCTTTTGAACGGTACTGGGTTAGAGTATGAGCCCTGTTTATCCTCAAATTGCTCAAAGTCTTACCCAGGAGATAGACATGCACATAGCTGCATAAAAGCAGTTGACAGTAATTCTGGGCATAGACAGAAGAAAAAACTGCTTCCCCCTGGCAGTGGAATTGCAGTTTACCTACAATgaggagaagaaaaggggaaagttTCCAGAGGGAAGAACCAGCAATGTGCATAAATGCCAAAGTCATAAAAGGATTGGCAGCAGGTACTTAGTGTGCTCAGGACCTAGGAGGCAGTGGCTTGAGACTAGGTGGAAAAGGAGACTGCAGGAGTAGGAAAATCAAATTTCCTGGTGGCTGGACAAAGCTGACCTAATGGTATAGAGACAATAACATCTCCCTCCTCCATCCCAGGTGCTAGCTCTCAAATAGCCATCAGAGTATCTAAAGGCCACCTCCTGTTCTATTGGTCCCTTtacctcaattttctttctttctttctttctttcttttttttttttttcttttttttttttttttggtactgagtaccccaggggcactttacccgtgaagtacatccccattccttttttattttgaaacagggtcacactaagttgccaaaagtctcactaaattgctgaggatggtctcaaactttcaatcctcctgcctcagcctcccaaatctctacaattataggtgtgcaccactactcctggctcaactttattttcttaaagccTGTTTAGAATCTTACCCCTTTAAGCAGTTGTAGCCCAGCCATTGGGAGTTCACTGAATCATCACTccagttttccaattttttttttttaatcacagttgTAGTCCCCATGATTTAATCTTGAGCTGGTATTAGCTTTGACACTTTCTGCAGTGGTTTAGCAATAGAGGAGTCAAATAATTGAACACTTGGGATAGAAATGTTGATCGATAACTAAATATGGTCTGTAGGGTTGAAAGGAATACATGCAGGAGCAAGTTGGCAGAAAGACAAGTTGGGTGTGGTAGTGCCTggctataatcccaacagctcctGAGACTCAAGCAGGAATATCCCAAACTTGAgttcagccttggcaacttagcaagaatctgcctcaaagtaaaaaaattagaaggcccagggttatagctcagtggtaaagtgccactgggttcaatttccagtacaaacAACTTCACTAGTATTTCGGTTCACttaaattatctttttcctttctgtaggCAGAAAAACTTGGTAAAGccttttccaattttaatttcgAGGGCAGCAGCAGGGAGCAATCTCATCACCCTATCAAAAGGGGAATTCCTTGGGCAGTCCTTGGGTGTGAATGACAGAAGTCAATGAGACCATGTCTTTGTTCCAGGTGTTTGGACTTATCACAGCAGTGTGCTGCCTTGCCGATGGTATCCTGCTTTACCGGAAGCTTTTGTTTAATCCAAGTGGTCCTTACCAGAAAAAGCCTGCTCATGACAGAGAAGTGTTCTAATCTTGTGTTTCTTGTTAGTTGGCAATAAGTATTAAACGTGTTTCTTTATTCCACATATTATCTGCTGTTCTTTTTGAACACTCAGTATGGGAGCTGAAGGGAGAGGTTTCCCAACCCTGTACCCAGCCCGCCTTACTAGAACTCTGTGGGAGTGCCTGGAGCCTGGGGATGGAATCTGGTTTTCCCTGCTTCTGGGTCTGTGCCAGGGAAAGAAGCATCAGGACCCCTCCAAATCGTCTCCAGAACGCTGTTCCTCCCGGGCTGGCCAGCAGCACCCAAGGGTGGGTTTGAAGAGTAGAGATTCTAAGTTTCCATGCTAGGCAGTAGCATCACATCCAGGTGGCAACAAGGGTGGCAGACAGACTCAGCTTGGTGGTGCTCGCGGCAAGAGCCGGGTGCACGCGAGGAGTAGGTGTTCAGCAGCCGTTGGGTTGCGACGCTGGCTCCCAGAGAAAGCTGTGGGGTCAGTGCTGGCCTGAAGTCACAGGGCTAGCCTGACAAGGCCAAGCCTGAGGGCCCATCATGGATCCCCAGGACCCCAAACAGGAGGAGCCTGCAGAACCTGCAGCGGCCCCGGGGTCCCCACAACCACCCGTTCCAGCACCCTCTGCAGACCAGCCTTCTGCAGACCAGCCTTCTACAATCCAGCCTTCTGCATCGGTATCCAAGCCTCCTGAGTCCAAGCCCGAGGTGGCCAAGCGCCCTGCGTCCAAATACCCTGCATCCAAGCGCACTAAAAGAGCCAGAACCTCTGCTCCGTCTGGACGTGCAGAGCCACCGTACCCTGCTCAGGGTCAAGCGCACAGGGCGCCTGAAGATCGCCGCAAACCTACAGAACACCCTCGGACACCACAAGCCCCCCCAAAGAGTCCTGGTAAACCCCCTGTGTCCAGAAGGGCGATGGTAGCTGTTCAGAAGCGTGCAGAGGGCCGAGCTAAAGTCCCGGAGACATTCAGGGACAGCGCCAAGTATTTTTGCTTCTCGCCTACTGGATTGTTGAAGATCCTGAGACTGGTGAGCCGAGAGCTGATGACCTGGCGGGGCGGGATGCAGGCCGCGAGGCCTCAGGGAGTGATGTCCAGGGGTGCCCCCTCGGGAAAGCGTCCATATCCCCTCTGCCACTCTCTTGTATCACCTTACCTTTCCTCCCCACTTCTTGCCCCTTCCACACTTAACACTTACGACTAAATTTGCCCCCTACCTCCTGCCCGTGTCTTTTATATATCTGAGCCTTCCCCTCACAACTGAAATTAGAGAAGCAATGAAGATAATAGAAAATTTGTAAGTTAGCAAACATAAATAATAGGTTTGATTAATGTAAGCATTGTCATTTGAAAGAACTACTGATAGAACTCTGACCAATATAATCCATTAAAAACTGAGCAAGAAGCaggtgcggtggcgcatgcctgtaatcccaatggctcaggaggctgaggcaggaggatcacaagttcaaagacagcctcagaaaaACCAAAgagctaatcaactcagtgagaccctgtctctaaataaaatacgaaatagggctgaggatgtagctcagtggttgagtgcgcctgagttcaatccccggtaccaccatcccctctccccccccccaaaaaaaaaaaaaaactggggaagacagaatatataaagttagaaagcagaaagaaaatcatCACAAACACTGATGAAAGTGAAAGGATCTATAGGAGATTACAAAGCCAATGGATGTGAATAATTGGATGAAATGGTTGATTTgctatgaaaatgtaaattactcAGACTGATCCCAGAAtagataaaaatctaaacaaatataaacagaagaaaataagaacCTTATCAAAGTAGTACCTTCCAAAATGAACCAGGCCCAGATATGTTCACAGGTAATCTTTCAGATTTTCATAGACTATAATTCTGATACTACTCAAACTTCTTCAAAggttagagaaagaagaaacactTCTGAAATGTTTTTACCAAGTCAATTGAACACTGATGTCAAAACCTGATcaagtttagaaaaataaaacaaagatctcACTTGTTCCAAAgcaaaacaataatataaatgggctggagatgtgggtcagtggtagagtgcttgcttacaGACATAgtgctgggttagatccccaggaAGAccaataatagtaatagtaataataataataattagcagAAAATGTTAATCAGTATTAAAAAACATATCACCGGAAGAAACATTAACATGATTCAATATTAGGAATCTATTAACATAATCCACCATGTTACAAGTAATATGagataaaattatgatattaGATAAAAAATAGGGTTCGGAACACATGACAAAATTTAATATTCCTTTCTGGTTGCCACAAAGGAGGATGAGGAAAAAAGAAGCCAGTAAAGCAGGGAGACATAGGTATTTCATCAACCTTGTAAAAATAAGCATTTCAACCCAAAAGTCAGTATCATCTTTAATTAAACAGCAGAAGTATTCCTattaaaatgaggaagaaaaggacACCTACTAGCAacaatattattcaatattttctctGGAATCACTAATCATCAcaattgagaaaaaagaaataagtaagaaCATTTGAGAAGAAGCAGCAAAATATATCATTTCTTTCAGTTGATATGATTGTAAATCTGAAAAACCCCAAATCAATTTTAGAATGTCATAATTTAGGTGACAACTgagttaatgaataaaataaaagcttttctgCAAATAACCacctaaaatatagaaaatatttcttttcacaaCAATAATCAAAAGGATCAAATACCTAcaagcaaattaaataaatatgaaatacctacacaaagaaaatgttaagactactgagaggaaaaaaaagaaacactaaaataaagggaaagacttttcattttaatattcttttttagttgtagatggacacaatacctttattttatttatttttatgtggtgctgagggtcaaaccagtgccttacatgtgataggcaagtgcttcaGTACTGAGCTACCAgtctatccccagcctttttttttttaattcaggttttatttttatttatttatttacttacttacttatttttgtggtgctggggattaaacccaggaccttgtgcatgtaaggcaagcattctactaactgagctatatccccagcccctatcctcAGGacttttgatcttttattttaatcagggtcttactaaattgctgaggctaatctCCAGTTTGTAATCCtctggaatcactgggattataggcacgcacTGCCATGCCAGACCCATACTTGGTTCTTGATTAGGAAGactgaattttggaatatttctaaGTTAGAAGGAATGTGAAATCCCAATCAAAAGACCAGCAGGCTTAGTTTGGGGAACTtgaccaagataaaaatgggaataaacaGTCCGAAAATGAAAAACAGGAGGAAGACTCGGCCACACAGCATAGGGTGaactttctgatttttcaaaagtACTCAAAGGAGTTGGCGATTTAATGAGAACATTCAGATTCAGGTATATCTGAGAACTTAGCATATGACAAAGATTGGACTTCAGATCCATTGGAAAAACATTGGCATTTCCTAGTCCGTGATGTTGAGATGATCAATAGttgtttggaaaggaaaaaaaaataaggctctACCTCACTCTAtcaaaatcatacatatttacTTCACTTTACCAGTATACGTACAGACTTCTTTCTAGAAATATAAACCTGGCAATAGTGATTAATTTTAAGGAGAGAGACCAGGAAACATTCAAGATGGTGGATTAGAAGAAAGTTGTAATTCCAGTTGGTCCAGGGCTTGAGATTCAAGCAGTAGGAATattgcttctcagcaaggtgggtggaAGAGGGAATTCCCTCAAATTCGATATTAGACAATTGTCACGTCCCACGACTAAACACTCAAGGTCACTCCACGTGAAATGGGctggcacaaaataatcacacagaagcagagaaatacctttttctttgggtcttgTGACatctcctctgaccttagggtctgtgaaaagagaaagaggagtacgtgctgaaccctttta from Urocitellus parryii isolate mUroPar1 chromosome 15, mUroPar1.hap1, whole genome shotgun sequence includes:
- the LOC113185475 gene encoding chemokine-like factor isoform X1 translates to METAMQLKPRHRPFCCSVKGHVKMLRLVVTATSMTFFIIAQAPEPYIVITGFEVTVILFFIILYIFRLDRMMKWLFWPLLDIINSIVTTLFMVIVSVLALIPETTTWTIFGGVFGLITAVCCLADGILLYRKLLFNPSGPYQKKPAHDREVF
- the LOC113185475 gene encoding chemokine-like factor isoform X2, which codes for METAMQLKPRHRPFCCSVKGHVKMLRLDIINSIVTTLFMVIVSVLALIPETTTWTIFGGVFGLITAVCCLADGILLYRKLLFNPSGPYQKKPAHDREVF
- the LOC144250306 gene encoding uncharacterized protein LOC144250306, which codes for MDPQDPKQEEPAEPAAAPGSPQPPVPAPSADQPSADQPSTIQPSASVSKPPESKPEVAKRPASKYPASKRTKRARTSAPSGRAEPPYPAQGQAHRAPEDRRKPTEHPRTPQAPPKSPGKPPVSRRAMVAVQKRAEGRAKVPETFRDSAKYFCFSPTGLLKILRLILLIVAVACFVSGKAHETYIAITIQEACIVLVFILVYVVTLQHLLVFLHWPLFDLINSIISTVFLLVVAILTGQEKERRPLFYIGGVFCLVAAIVCLIDALVVTKEMRTAMKKAAKVKFVLPKAKKPTPQAS